A window of Rhabdothermincola salaria contains these coding sequences:
- a CDS encoding metallophosphoesterase family protein: MIVRTSEPVRVAVLADTHLRGSVERLPVVVRRELEAADVVLHAGDVLDRGALVDLTRLVGDRPLHVVLGNNDHELVGMLPDRLEVSIAGVQVAMVHDTGARAGRESRMRRWFPTADVVVFGHSHEPWNAEGRDSQLLFNPGSAVQRRRQPHRTMGVLVLGDGEIVEHRTVVVDDEDE; encoded by the coding sequence GTGATCGTCCGGACCTCTGAGCCCGTCCGGGTCGCCGTGTTGGCCGACACCCACCTGCGAGGCTCCGTGGAACGTCTGCCCGTGGTGGTGCGTCGCGAGCTCGAGGCCGCCGACGTGGTGCTCCACGCCGGCGACGTGCTCGACCGCGGGGCCCTCGTCGACCTGACCCGCCTGGTGGGTGACCGCCCGCTGCACGTCGTGTTGGGCAACAACGACCACGAGCTGGTCGGGATGCTCCCGGATCGCCTCGAGGTCTCCATCGCCGGTGTGCAGGTGGCCATGGTGCACGACACCGGGGCCCGAGCCGGTCGGGAGAGCCGGATGCGCCGCTGGTTCCCGACCGCCGATGTGGTGGTGTTCGGCCACAGCCACGAACCGTGGAACGCCGAGGGCCGTGACAGCCAACTGCTGTTCAACCCGGGGTCGGCGGTCCAGCGCCGCCGCCAACCTCACCGGACCATGGGCGTGCTGGTCCTGGGAGACGGCGAGATCGTCGAGCACCGCACGGTCGTCGTCGACGACGAGGACGAGTAG
- a CDS encoding DNA polymerase Y family protein produces MSAVRALVVWCPDWPVAAAGAGPDEPAVVVRANRVRAATPAARAEGVAAGQRRREAQGRCPDLVVHEHDEARDARAFAGVAAALERYTPRLELSGPGVVTFPTRGPARYFGGDTALATAVFTTVDEVLSERGWEGHAGVGVADGAFAAGLAARAAVPGSQVVAPGGTPAFLAPRPVTTLDQPDLVDVLVRLGLRTLGAFAALDAGDVVARFGADGRGAHRLARGLDEHPPATGPPPRHLEVAADLDPPAERVDVVAFVAKGLADELHARLDTDGLACTRVLVSAETDQGEVHERVWRHEGALGPGAVADRVRWQLDGWLNGPRAHRPTGGVVRLVLTPEEVVAATGRQLGFWGGESGASERARRGLARVQGLLGPDAVTVPEPRGGRGPGERVVRVPAAAVELTGPRGPTPAAEAPWPGQVPAPSPALVPPDPAPVEVRDGDGVVVVVDGRGGISGAPVEVVLDGGPAHRVLAWAGPWPADERWWDGPERRRRARLQLALVDGRAVLVYVEGGRWWLEAVYD; encoded by the coding sequence GTGAGTGCGGTGCGGGCGCTGGTGGTCTGGTGCCCGGACTGGCCGGTGGCGGCCGCGGGAGCCGGCCCGGACGAACCGGCGGTGGTGGTGCGGGCCAACCGGGTCCGAGCCGCCACGCCGGCGGCGCGGGCCGAGGGGGTGGCGGCCGGCCAACGTCGTCGTGAGGCCCAGGGGCGCTGCCCCGACCTGGTCGTGCACGAGCACGACGAGGCCCGTGACGCCCGGGCCTTCGCCGGGGTGGCCGCCGCCCTCGAGCGCTACACGCCTCGCCTCGAGCTGTCCGGGCCGGGCGTGGTCACCTTCCCCACCCGTGGTCCGGCGCGCTACTTCGGTGGGGACACCGCGCTGGCGACAGCCGTGTTCACCACCGTCGACGAGGTGCTCTCCGAACGGGGATGGGAGGGGCACGCCGGCGTGGGTGTGGCCGATGGCGCCTTCGCAGCCGGCCTGGCGGCACGCGCCGCAGTCCCGGGCTCCCAGGTGGTGGCACCCGGGGGCACCCCGGCGTTCCTGGCCCCCCGCCCGGTGACCACGCTCGACCAGCCCGATCTGGTCGACGTGTTGGTGCGGCTCGGCCTGCGCACCCTCGGTGCGTTCGCGGCCCTCGACGCCGGCGACGTGGTCGCCCGCTTCGGCGCCGACGGTCGGGGCGCTCACCGTCTGGCCCGTGGTCTCGACGAGCACCCGCCCGCCACCGGTCCGCCGCCGCGCCACCTCGAGGTGGCCGCCGACCTCGATCCTCCGGCCGAGCGCGTCGACGTGGTGGCCTTCGTGGCCAAGGGGCTGGCCGACGAGCTCCACGCCCGTCTCGACACCGACGGGCTGGCCTGCACCCGGGTGCTGGTGAGCGCCGAGACCGACCAGGGCGAGGTCCACGAACGGGTGTGGCGCCACGAAGGCGCGCTGGGGCCCGGGGCGGTGGCCGATCGGGTGCGGTGGCAGCTCGACGGGTGGTTGAACGGTCCTCGGGCCCACCGGCCCACCGGGGGAGTGGTCCGCCTGGTCCTCACCCCCGAGGAGGTGGTGGCCGCCACCGGTCGCCAGCTGGGCTTCTGGGGTGGGGAGTCGGGTGCCTCCGAACGGGCCCGGCGCGGCCTGGCCCGGGTGCAGGGCCTGCTGGGGCCCGATGCCGTCACCGTGCCCGAACCCCGCGGCGGACGGGGACCGGGCGAACGGGTGGTGCGGGTCCCCGCCGCCGCCGTCGAGCTCACCGGGCCTCGAGGTCCGACACCGGCCGCCGAGGCGCCCTGGCCGGGGCAGGTGCCGGCTCCCTCCCCGGCGCTGGTACCGCCCGATCCGGCGCCGGTCGAGGTGCGCGACGGCGACGGCGTCGTCGTCGTCGTCGACGGTCGGGGGGGCATCAGCGGGGCGCCGGTCGAGGTGGTGCTCGACGGCGGGCCCGCCCACCGGGTTCTGGCGTGGGCGGGCCCGTGGCCGGCCGACGAACGGTGGTGGGACGGCCCGGAGCGACGACGGCGGGCCCGTCTCCAGCTGGCCCTGGTCGACGGTCGGGCCGTGCTCGTGTACGTGGAGGGCGGCCGCTGGTGGCTGGAGGCGGTCTACGACTGA